TTTTTAGGAAGCCGAGGGGCTCCGCAAACAGGTAATCTTCTATCGACGATGCTCTAAGCTCCGATCTTCATCTTTCTGATTTTGTTTTTTCATGCTTTCAGGCTATATTGCTTTATAATCAGGCCTTTGTTAAGTCCCAAGCTGAGTTTACCCACTGTTAGGGAGAGTGTAAGAGGCTCTCATCAGAGGCTGATGAGCTTAGAGATCTCTTTACTAAAAAGGAGGAAGAACTGCATGGCCTTCGAGCTCGTTTAGAGACGATGTCTCGAGAGCGTACCAATCTTGCCGAGCAGGTAATACACTCTTCGTATGTTTTTATTTTCATGCTTCTTTGACTTTAGCATTTACCACCTTTggttgatttttgcagcttgaaAAGAAAGACGTCCTGATGAGGGAGGGGCTCAGAGCCAGGGATATTGAGATTCTCGGGCTCAAGCAGCGTGTGGACGAGATAGCCTCTAAGAGAGATAACCTCCAGGGGAAGTTGACCTTGGTTGAGCATCATCTTCAGGATGCTTGGGCGGATAGTAACAAGTATAAGGATCTCCATGCTGAATCGGTCACCGCGCTATCTGTAGCCAAGTCCGAAGCTGATGCGCTCATATCCTCGTACCGAGATGTTGTTGGTTCTTCAAATGCCCGAGTCAAGAAGGCATCTGAAGAGGCTGAGCTTGAAATGACCCGATCCCTGAAGCATGCCCGATTAAGATCTCAGAGACAGGATCTCGAGGATATATAAACAGGGGGCATCGATTTGTCTGTTGAAATCGAGAGGGTGAGGGCCCTAGAGGAAGAATCGATGGCTCTGCTTTCTTCCAATGATGGTTCAGCTAGTGGTTCGGCCGGTTGCTCGGAGGATGATGAATATAAAGATGAAGTCCCCGAGAGGGAGGAGGACGTTGATGTTCTAGGAGTCAAGGGCCAAGCCATTGAAGGCACAACTCCTGAGGGAGCTCCGTCTGGTCAAGTGACCCCGGCGGTAGATTAGGCTTTTCCTTGTTTCTATGTAGTGGGACCCTTATGGACTTCGTAAACATCTTTTATTAATATCAGAATTTCTTCATTTCGCCTTCGATTTGCATTGAACTCCAAGTGTATGACTCTAACGATTAGTCCGAATACTGGACCTGGAAtgtaataaacccttaggtttttaattGATTGATATGATCCTTTTTAAAGTCCTTTGTTATTCTTCGGACTAAGCTTGGATTGATTTGATGCAAACTTAGTTCACCAGGACTTCTGAatccgagttgagtgagagctGGGTCTCAATTTTTGAAATAAAACTATCCTTTTTAGGCCTTGTTGATAGTCctcgagtgagaattttctcgaactcaGGTAGCCTTTGGACTTAGCAACCGGGAGTGTTTGCTCGATCATCtaaaaataaagatagcccttaggcttttacaagtagtccccgagtgagagttttctcgaactcgggtagcccttaaTTGAGGGAAAATTTGTTTGAACTTgaaataaagatagccctaaggctttatatatagtccccgagtgagaacttgctcgaactcgggtagcccttggacTGAATAGTCGAGTGAGCGTTCATTCAAACTTGAAATAAAGATAGCCATGAGGCTTTTTTAGGCTGGCCCtgaggctcttacgcgttggccCTTAGTCTCTTatgcattggcccttaggctcttcaggctggcccttaggctctaaCACATTGGCCCTTAGACTCTTTTTAGATTGAGTCGATGTGACCTCTAATATGGCTATAGTTTTCCCTCATTTTGGCTAAAGacttttgaagttttgattatgcCTTGGCATGTTTTATGTTCGTCCGACTCCTCGACGGCTTAAATgagaacctcgattatgagtcggTATGTGATGATAGCTGAGTACCTCGGGAGGTTCGCTCGAAGGCTGAGTTTTTGAAACCTTTTTATCGAAGGCTGATTGTTTTCGAAGCCtttttattattcgaagttgatattatcgaagctcatttgcttatgccgagggtagcctgattaaccagtTATTTTCGAAGTATTTGTTAAGTCCTTTAGTTTTATGGAGGCAGTTGGACGTCTCCGAACTGCATTAATTTGGCCttagccttttagtccccgagtgcAGTGACCTTGGcatctatattgagggtatgcctttttaggggtcttagaAGTTCAAATATATAGGCTTGGCCTTCATATTGGGGTTATAtctttttaaggtcttataaatttgagtgTGCCTCATTGAGGTCTTATAAGCTCGGTACTGCCTAattgaggtcttataagtttgggcatgcctcgttgaggtcttacagattcgaCGTTGCCTCACTGATGGCTTACAAGCTCGAAGTTGCCTGATCGAGGTCTTACGAGTTCGAGTTTTCGACGGCTCGATGAGCTGACTATCGAGTTTTTGATGGCTTAATGAGCTGACTGtcaatgacagtccccgagtatttgaGAGTTTTTTGGCCCTGAAGCCATCTTATGAGAAAGTAGTGAACTTCTTCGAGGCACAATGTGTATTGATAAGGAAAGAGGCTTCCTCAATTACTTGATATATGCATACATGTTTTTTGCCTTTGGAGGTTTGATTATTCTACATAGACACAGTTCTTTGATCGTTTGGCCCGATACAACATTCTCCTATCGAGGTCCTCCTAGGCATAGTTCAATTTCTTTGAAGAGGTAACCTCCCAGGGTGgtgccccccagtatttgaggttgatcgaagagaagccttgaatacttgatgagttcttcttaggtagcatatggatgttacctcattaaaaacctcgctGGTAAaaccatttgggataaaacccgatcagcaggaaaaagagtgcaatgcatgccttaaaacccaaggtcttcgagTCAAAGGGTGCTTCGCCGTCTCCCATCGAATGCCTATAAGAAATTAGTATGATACATAAAGCGAAAAGGGAGAAGGTTATACCTTAGTAATAATAGTGTTTGAGCatcgatatgttccaattgcttggaagctGCTCGCCTTCCATGGTGCCAAGTTTGTAGGACTATTTGCCTACTACTCCGAGtatgcggtacggtccttcctagctcgggcctagtttcccttcatttgggtTTCGAGTGTTGATGGTGaatttccttaggactaagtccctgACTCTGAAGTATCAGAGGTTTGTCCTCCTGTTATAATATCTCTTGATCCTCTATTTTTGTGCGGCCATTCAGACTAGCGCAGTCTCTCGCTTTTCATCTAGTAGCTCGAGGGCTATATTCATGGCTTTGTTGTTTGAGTCTTCGGTGGCATGTCAGAATCTGGTGCTTGGCTCTCTGACCTCGACTAGTATCAAGGCCTCAGACTCATATGCCAAAGAGAACGGTGTCTCTCCTGTGCTTGACTTCGAAGTTGTTCGGTATGCCTACAATACCTCGGGCAATacctctctccattttcccttcgcATTTTCTAACATCTTTTTtcaagttttggatgatggtcttgtttgtggactcggcctgTTCATTTGCACATGGGTGATAGGGTGTTGATAGGATCCTCTTGATTTTATGATCTTCGAGGAATTTCGTCACGTTGCTGCCTATGAGTTGCTTCCTATTATCATATGTAATCTCGGAGGGGATCCCGAATTGGCATATGATGCGGTCCtagatgaagtcaatgacttctttttctcttatcttcttgAAGGGCTGTGCTTCCACCCTTttcgagaaatagtcagtcataaacagaaTAAATCTAGTTTTACCTGGCGCCATTGGTAGGGGGCCGATTacatccatcccccatttcatgaacggccatcATGATAAGGCTGAATGTAGCTATTCACTGGGTGGGTGATCATTGGCGCGAAACTTTGGCATTTGTCATACCTTTGAACGAATTCCTTGGTGTCTTTCTCCATGCTGTcccaataatagcctgctctgatcacctttcAAACCAAAGAATCAGCGCCGAAATGATTTCCACAAGTGCCCTTGTAGATTTCTCGAAGTACATAATCGGTTTCCCCCGGTCCCAAGCATACTGCTAGAGGTCCATCGAAGGTCCTTCTATATAGTGTTCCATTCTCATCGAGTGAAAATCGAGCTGCTTCGGTTCAAAGGGCCCTCGATTATTTTGGGTTTGTGGGCAGCTTCCCATTTCTCAAATAGTCgatgtatttatttctccaatcccatgttagacttGTTGAGTTGACCTTGGCGTGGCCTTCTTCAATCACCAATTTGGAAAACTGTACAACAGCCCCCGGGAGTTTGTCATCCTCTTTGATGGACGACCCCAGGTTCACGAGTGCGTCGGCTTCGCTGTTCTAATCTCGAGAAATGTGGACCAGAGTCCATTCTTTAAAGCGATGCAATATGACCTGAAgtttgtctaagtatctttgcatcaTGTCTTCTCAAACCTCGAAGCTCCCATTTACTTGGTTGACTACCAGAAGGGAGTCGCTCTTTGCTTCGACGACTTCTGCTCCTAGGCTCCTGGCTAGTTCAAGAcctacaatcatagcctcatactcggcctcgttatTAGTAAACTTCAAAGTTTATATAGATTTCCTAATCATGCCGCCCGTAGGCGGTTTCAGAATGATGCCGAGCCCAGACCTTTTCACGTCCGAGGCACCGTGGGTGAATAGGGTCTATACCCCCAATGATGTGCCTGTTTATAGCAAGAGTTCtttctctacctcgggcacgaggggAGGTGTAAAGTCGACCTTGAAGTCCGCCAAAATTTGGGACATGATAGCCGTCCAGGTTtggtactcgatatcatacccctcgagatcgatggcccatttggccaatttgCCTGATAATTCGGGTTTGTGCAAAATGTTAGGAAGAGGGTATGTTGTTAAGACACATAtacgatggcattgaaaataaggttttaATTTCCGAGATGAACTTATTAAttcaagagctaatttttctaagtgtggatacctagtttcagcatcttCTAGAGTATGACTTACGTAATAAACAGGGATTTGTGTACCTTGTTCTTCCAGAACCAACacaccacttaccgctacttcggaTACGGCCAGATACAAGTACAACGTTTCATCTTCCTTTGGTGTATGGAGTAAAGGCGGACTCGAGAGATATCACTTTAATTCCTCTAAAGCATGTTGACATTCCGGAGTCCACTCAAAGCTATTTTTTTGAgaaaggagaagaaatgatgactgCGATTCGATGACTTCGAGATAAATCGGCCTAAGGCCGCTATCCGCCCGGTCAGCCACTGTACGACCTTCATATTATTTACCACTGTGATTTCTTCTAtagccttgattttatcggggttgatttcAATCCCCTTATTCGACACCGTGAAGCTTAAACATTTTCCCGAtcctactccgaaggcacatttctcggggttgagcttcatgttaaaATGAGTCATAtagtcctctgcgcgcagggacttaattagcatatcatcaatgtaaacttccatagattggcctatttaatgttcaaacatcttattaactaggcgaTGGTAcgtagctcctgcattttttagcccgaagggcattacattataacagtaTGTACCATATTTTGTGATGAACGAAGTTTTTTCCCTGTCCTctgggttcatttgaatttgattatacccggagtaggcgtcgagaaaagtGAGGATCTCGTGGGCGGTCGTGGCATCGATCAagcgatcgatgttgggcaatgAGAATGAGTatttggggcatgctttattcaagtctttataatctatgcacatttttaacttatttccttttttgggAACCactactacattagccaaccattcGGGTTATTTTACCTCCGTAATTGAtcctattttgaggagttttgttacctcgtctttgatgaacgcatgttttacctcggactgaggccTCCTTTTTTCTTCACCAGTTTGAACCTGGgatcgacacttagtcgatgTGTGGTTATTTCCtgcgggatccctgtcatgtctaaatgggaccaagaaaAGCAATCAATGTTGTTAATAAGAAATtggatgagttttttcctgagttcgggggttaatcccgttcccagtACACCTTTCGATCTGGAAGATGCTTGATCAAGACGACATGTTCTAGTTCTTCGATCGTTGATTTTGTTGCATGCGACTCCTCAGAGGCAACGAAGGTCTGAGGAGTGAGGAagtcttcttcatcatcttcgTTCAAATACTCATAGACCACTTGTTCCTCGGGGGTCATCCCATTTCCTAACTCATCCTGGACTGGGAGAGTCGATGTTGGTGTCGTGTCACTTACCGCGAACATTTCCTTTGCTGCATGTTCTTCTCTGTGCACCGTTTTTATACCATCttttgttgggaacttcatcatctaaTGAAGAGTTGATGGTACTACCCTCATGTTGTGAATCCACGGCCTTCCAAGtagggcattgtacctcatgtcaccttcgatgaactAAAACTTGGTGTCTTAAACTGTACCGGACACATTGACTaggaggatgatttctcccttCGTTGTcttgcttgccatgttgaatctgttgaGGACTCGACTGGTGGGTATGATATGATCGAGCAGTCCGAAACTGCTCCACCACCTTCGAcatgattatgttggccgagctacctggatccacgagcacacgtttaatttgaacgttattcaaaataaaagaaattaccaatgcatcattATGTGGTTGGGACAAGGCCTCGATGTCTTCTTCTCTAAATGTAATGACGTCCTCGGGTAAATGGCTCCGAGTTTGCCTTTCTGTTGTGATGGACACTTTGGCCCGTTTGAGCATGGGTCCCTATGGGACGTCAgttcctccaacgatcatgtaAATGATGTGCTGAGGTTCTTTTGGTCCATTCTTTCCGTTCACCTCTCTTTCTTGCAAGTGATTCTTGGCTCGATTGttgaggaattctcgaaggtgccctTCATTGATCAGCCGGGCCACCTCCTCTCGGAGCTGTCTACAATCTTCGGTCCTGTAACCATGAATGTCGTGGTACTCGCACATCAAGTTAGGGTTCCTTCGAGAAGGATCTGACTATGCGGGCTTTGGCCATCTGGTATCCCTGATTCTACCTATGGCCGATAGAATGCCTGAAACATCgatattgaagttgtattccgacaatcGGGGTGACTCCATTGGCCTTGAATGCCTATCAAACCCGGTCTTGCTCATCAATCCCCTAAAATTTTGCCTCGATCTACTCCTCGATCATTTCGAGGTAAATTCCACCTCGAAGTATCTCTTCGATCTTTGAAGTATGGCTGATACATTTCTTTGCCTGATCTCAACTCCCTTTCTATAGACCTTGGTTCCTTTGCTAGGAGCCTGCTTGGATATACTGAGCCAGAGGGGGCTCCcaattggtcgtcctcgaccctgatcttcaattgataTCTGTTGTGTACATCTGCCCACGTCACGGCAAGATACTCAACAAAGCTCTActttagctgcttcgaagctatcgAGCTTTGCTCGTTCAAGccttgagtgaaagcctgcactgcccagtcattggAGACCGGTGgcaattccattcgctccatctggaaacgagatacaaattccctcagcatctcgttctccctttgtttgatcttgaaaacgtcggacttccttgtagcaaccttgatggcaccagAATGCGCCTTCACAAAAGAATCTGCCAACATGGCAAACGAATCCATCGAGTTCGGGggtatgttatgataccacatcagGCCCACTTTgacagtgtttctccaaatttcttcagtaAAGTGGATtcaatctcgtcgtcctttaagTCATTCCCTTTTACAACACAAGTATAAGCGGT
This genomic stretch from Nicotiana sylvestris chromosome 9, ASM39365v2, whole genome shotgun sequence harbors:
- the LOC138877329 gene encoding uncharacterized protein: MNEKSENVTSLKSLVEDELVGVEGAQVFNLVKGLGYLRLHNHSSFTFGFCVVFVLREASLMRESPSREAGNPKLTKEKKRKRKSPTKSQKPKKAKTQKPKVDSATLTSEVAESPRAGGEEKDDSPLAPEERGNVTASDLAKPMAVEPSTNKPKVADGECKRLSSEADELRDLFTKKEEELHGLRARLETMSRERTNLAEQLEKKDVLMREGLRARDIEILGLKQRVDEIASKRDNLQGKLTLVEHHLQDAWADSNKYKDLHAESVTALSVAKSEADALISSYRDVVGSSNARVKKASEEAELEMTRSLKHARLRSQRQDLEDI